The following is a genomic window from Actinomadura sp. WMMB 499.
CAAGACCCAGTCCCTGTTCAGCCTCGGCACAGAGCAGCTCGACCTCACAGACGCTGCCCTCACAGAGACCCAGGTCGCCACGAGCACCGGCAAGTGGAAGCGCACCAAGGGGCGCAAGCCGAAGCTGGACGAAGTCCGCCGCGTGATACCGCTGAACAACCTGGACGACTGGCTCGACTTCGCCGAAGCCCTCCTCGGCCGCGCTGACGTCCCGCCGGATTCCCTGGCCCATCACTTTAGCGGTCTCGCAGAGTTGAGCGAGTATGAGGACCACCTACCAGGCTGGACCGGGATGGATGATGTCCACAGCCACCTCAATCAGCGCTTTCCTTGGCTAAGCGCTGTGAAGGAGATTAGCGAGAACCGAAACTTTTTCCACTGGGAACTCATGTTCGCCCAAACTTTTCAGAAGGGTGGCTTCGATCTTCAGGTCGGCAACCCGCCGTGGGTTCGCCCTCGCTGGGACGAAGCCGGAGTGCTCGCCGAACATAACCCGTGGTTCAAACTGTCCGACAAGCCCAGCATGGAGAGATGGCGGCTAATTAAAGCGGAACTCCTTGCGGGGGAATCCACTCGACTTTACTTTCTTGGCGAGTCGGCCACAAACACAGGGAACGTCGAGTTCCTCAGTTCGCCGACGACTTACCCGCTTCTGACGGGCACGCAGCCAGACCTTTATCGCGGGTTCATGAGTCGATGCTGGTCAAACTTGGGACATCGCGGAACCGCAAGCCTCGTTCACCCTGACACGCATTTCGCGGGCGTCAAAGAAGGACGACTGCGGGCTGCCGCGTATCGACATCTACACATGCACGGCCATTTTATGAATTCCAGAATCCTTTTCGATGGCGAACATCGTCTAGAGTTCGGCGTTCACATATATGGCCTTCCCCGGCAGGCGATCTCCTTCGCTCACGTTTGCTGGCTCTTTGAGCCCGCAACTATGAAGGAATCATTGGAGCATGATGGGGATGGCGAACTGCCAGGCATCAGACACGATGGCAGGTGGGACCTGCGTCCCCATCGAGGTCGCCTCATTCAGGTAGATGAACAACTGCTTGAGCAATGGCGCCATCTCACAAGTTCAAATGACCTTGAAATAGAACAATCCCCTTTGCTTTATCCGGTCACAACATCCGAGGCCGGAGCTATCGAAGCCTTGTCGAAGTACGCGCGCCGATTGGGAGACGGACATCCGCGCATCTCTCGCGGCTATGACGAGGCAAACGCCAAGAAGGATGGCCTAATTCGCTGGGAAACCAGCAAGCCAACATCATTGAATTCAGTCATCCTACAAGGCCCTCATTTTGCACAAGCAACACCTTTCAACAAACAACCAAACATTCCATGTCGCAACAAGAATGATTACATCACCTGGAATTTGACAAATCTGCCGGAAAATGCTGTTCCCGTCACCAATTATGTACAGGCAGGGAGGTCGGCCCACTATCTTGCAGCACAAGATATCTGGAAATCACATGACGGCGCAGAGCGCCGCTACACGGAATTCTACCGACTTGCCTGGCGATACATGGTTCCTCTCGCCAACGAGCGATCGTTGTTTGCCGCATTGATTCCTCCTGGCCCCGCCCACATCAATTCTGTTCATACATTGGCAATGCCCAATAATCGAGACACTGTTTTGGCCGCAGGCTTCTGGGCAGCATTGCCTCTTGATTATTTGCTTCGAGTGACTGGACGAGCGCATGTCCAGGTAGGGGACGCACCAAAGATGCCCGCTGCCGATCCCAACCATCCTTTGACGTCGGCACTTCTTCTGCGCACCCTCCGGCTTAATTGCCTCACCGACGCATATGCCGACATTTGGAAAGAACTGTATGACCCCAACTGGATGGACGAGGAATGGGCTGTCGCATGGCCGGACATCAGAGGTCTTAACGATGTTTCGTCTATCACGCGCGAATGGAGTTTCGACACTCCCCTTCGTAGTGAGCGCGAACGTCGAGCGGCGCTCGTCGAACTCGATGCAATGGTGGCGCTCTGGCTTGGCGTGACTGCTGACCAACTCGGCGCGATCTACCGCTCCCGGTACCCCGTCCTCTCCGCCTACGAGGGGAATATGTGGTTCGACGCAAATGGACGGAAAATTGCGAAGGATCATCACACGTTCGGCTATGGCCAAACCAAGGAGCACTTCAAGCAGCTCCAAGAGCACCTGGACCCCGAGATCAACGGGCCTGTCCCGGACGGCTACACCGCGCCCTTCTACAAGGCCGACCGGGAAGCCGAGTACCGCCAAGCCCACGCCGTGTTCGCCGAACGCCTTCGGGCGTCCGGGTGGGAGGGGGAAACGGCCTCGTGAAGCCGACGCTCGCCGCCGAGGAACTGCGGAAGAACCTGACCGAGTACCTCGCGACCACGTTCGCCCTCAGCGACCCATCGGCCCGTGAGGCGCTCGAACGGTTCCTCAACGACGAGACGCAGGGGATCTTCCGGGGCCCCTTCCTCCGGATCCGTACGCCGTTCCGGCGGAAGGACAACTCCGACTGGGAAGAGCTCCTCGAGTGGCGTCCGGCGGACTGGGCGCCGTACGCGCACCAGGTGCGGGCGTTCGAGCGGTTGAGCACGCGGCTCGGGCCGCCGGAGCCGACGCTGATCACCACGGGGACCGGGTCCGGGAAGACGGAGTCCTTCCTCCTCCCCGTCCTGGACCACTGCCGGCGGGAGCGGGCGGCGGGGCGTCGCGGGGTGAAGGCGATCCTTCTCTACCCGATGAACGCCCTCGCGACCGACCAGGCGAGCCGGGTCAACGACTACCTCCACAGGACCGGCCTCGACCAGGTGACGGCCGGGCTGTACATCGGCGACACCCCGGAGACCGGGTACGCGCGGGTGATGACCGACCGGACGGAGATCCGGCGGAACGCGCCCGACATCCTGATCACGAACTACAAGATGCTCGATCTGCTCCTCCAGCGCGGGGACGACGTCCCGCTGTGGAAGGACGCGGATCCGGCGTACGTCGTCGTGGACGAGTTCCACACCTACGACGGCGCCCAGGGCACCGACGTCGCGATGCTGCTGCGGCGGCTGTCGGCGGTCGTGGGGAAGACGCTGGGCGCGATGTGTCCCGTGGCGACGTCCGCGACGCTGGGCGAGGGCGGGGACGGCGGCGACGGCACCGCGATCCGCGAGGCGGCGGCGAAGGTGTTCGGGACGCCGTTCCCCGAGGGCTCGGTCGTCGGCGAGGACCGCTACACCGTCGACGAGTTCTGCAAGGACCTCGACTACGAGCTGCCGGTGCCGTCGCCCGCCGAGCTGATCGCGTGCGGGGACCCGATGCGCGATCCGGGGGCGCTCAAGCGGATCGAGCTGGAAGTGACGGGCCGGGACGACCTGTCGCCGACCGAACTCGGGGACGTCCTCCGGGGGCACATCCTCACGCGGGCCGTCCTTCTCCTCCTCAAGGACGGGCAGCCGCAGACGCCCGACGCGATGCTGTCGCTGCTGCCGAAGATGGGCGCCTACTCGTGGGGGGCGTTCATCCGCGACAACCGGGAGCGGGCGGCGACGGCGCTGGCGCGGTTCGTCGCGCTGGTGTCGGTGGCGCGGACGGCGGACGGCCACGGGCGGGAAGGCCCGTTCCTGCTGGTCGAAACGCACCTGTGGGTGCGGGCCGTGTCGCGGCTGCTGCGGATGGTGGACGACGTCGCGGCGTTCGGCTGGCAGGGCGAGAAGCCGGTGCTGGAGCCCGACTCGACGTTCGACACGTTCGGCAAGGTGTCGCTGCCCGCGATCTACTGCCGGCACTGCGGGCGGTCCGGGTGGGCGGCGTTCTCCCCCGAGCGGTCCGCGTCCGAGCTGGTGACGAGCGCGGACCGGATCTACCGGGCGTCGACGGGGCCGGAGAAGAAGCGGGTGCGTCCGCTGATCCGGGCGACGAAACCGGAGGTGGAGGCCCGGATCCGGGGGCTGTCGGTGCTGACCGGGGAGCGGGTGCGCCCGTTCGACCCGGAGACGGACCGGTTCGGGAACGTCGCGGACGGCGGCGTGTGCGTGCTGACGGACCTCGGCATCCGGCAGGAGAGCGACAACGCGGCGCGGCAGGACCGGTGCCCGGCGTGCGCGATGGACGAGGGCATCCGGTACCTGGGCGCGGGGCTCGCGTCGCTCGCGGCGGTGACGGTCACGCAGCTGATGGCGACGCCGCAACTGTCCGACGACCCGCGCAGGCGGAAGACGCTGCTGTTCAACGACTCCGTGCAGGACGCGGCGCACCGGGCCGGGTTCGTGGCGAACCGGTCGTACTCCTTCTCCCTCCGGCGGCTGATCGCGTCGCGGCTGGAGCCGGGGGTGCCGATGCCGCTGAACGAGGTGATCGGGGAGCTGGCGGCGGCGGCCGGGCAGTCCGGCGTCCTGCCCGCGGTCGTGCCGCCGGACCTGCACGAACGTCCGGAGATCGACGCGATCCTGGCGGAGACGAGCAGCGGCGACCCGAAAGCGTGGGACCTGATCGGTGAGCGGCTCGCGTTCCAGACGATCCTGGAGTTCGGGCTCCGGTCCCGGCAGGGCCGCACGCTGGACCTGACGCGGACGGCCGTCGCGGAGGTGGCGCTGCCCGACCCGGCGCGCGTGGCGGCGCTGGCGCGGGACGTCCACACGCAGGTCAGCGGGATGATCGAGCGGCAGGACGACGCCCGGTACGCGGCGTTCGTCCGGGGGCTGCTGGAGCGGCTCCGGTACCGGGGCGCGATCAAGCACGCGTGGCTGGACCAGTGGATCGCGTGCGGGGGCACGAAGCGGTTCGGGTCGATCTGGGGGCGGCGGCCGGACGGGATGCCCGCGTTCCCGAACGGGATGGGACCGCCGACGTTCCTGCTCGACCGCCGGCTGAAGAAGCAATCCGAGTTCGACCGGATCGACGCCGAGCAGGGCTGGTCGCAGGACTGGGCCGCGCGGTGCCTCGGGCTCGACCGGCGGCAGGCCGGGGAGTACCTGCGTCGGCTGCTGCCCGTCCTCGCGGCGGAGGGGATCGTCGCGAAGCGGGTCATCGACGGGGCCACGGGCGTGTACGGGGTGCAGCCGGGCCACATCACGGTGCGGGCGCTCGGCGACGCGGAGGCCGACCACGCGGGCGTCGCGTGCGACCGGTGCGCCTGGCAGCAGACCGTCCGTCCGGAACTCGTGGACGCGTGGCGGGGGCAGCCGTGCCCCCGGTACCGGTGCGGGGGCTCGCTGGGCGACCGGGGCGTCCGGGGCCACCGCGACGACTACTACCGGCGGCTCTACCTGGGGTTCGAGCCGTTCCGGGTGGTGACGGCCGAGCACACCGGGTCGCTGACGCGGCGGCAGCGGGAGGACGTCGAGGCGCGTTTCAAGCGCCCCGACCAGCGGTACAGCGACCCGAACGTGATGGCGTGCACGCCGACGCTGGAGCTGGGCATCGACATCGGCGAGCTTTCGGCGGTGATCCTCGCGTCGCTGCCGCCCGGCCCCGCGAACTACGTGCAGCGGGTCGGGCGCGCGGGGCGGCGCAGCGGCAACGCGTTCCTGGTGACGATGGTGGGGCGGCGGCCCCGCGACCTGTACTTCATCGACGAGCCCGAGGCGATGATCGCGGGACGGATCGTCCCGCCGGGCAGCTACCTGTCGGCCGTCGAGATCCTGCGCCGCCAGTACGCGGCGCACCTGGTGGACCTGTGCGCGCGCGGGCAGCTGCCGGGGGTGCTGCCGCTGCCGCGGCGGGCGTCCGCGCTGTTCGGGGAGAACGGCTGGCTCGCCGGGTTCACGAACGCGGCGCTCGGCGGCCGGGCCGTCGAGGGGTTCCTGGAGCTGTTCGGCGACGACGTGACGGAGGACGCCGCCGACGAGCTGCGGACGTTCGCGGCGGCCGGGCTGAAGGAGGCCGTCGAGGACATCGCGGAGCGGTGGCGGCGGCGCCGCGCCGACCTGGAGGAACGGCTGAAGGCGATCGACGAGGCCGTCGACTCGCTGCTGGACTCCGACCCGGCGCAGCGGGCCGTCCGCAGGTCGCTGGGCGCCGAGCGGCGCGGCGTCACCAAGCTGCTCGGCGACCTGGGGCGGCGCAGCGCGCAGGGCACCCTCGTCGAGCTCGGGCTGCTGCCGAACTACTCGCTGCTCGACAGCGTCACCACCCTCGAAGCCACCATCACCTGGGAGGAGGAGGGCCCGGACGAGCGGCGCTACCACAGCGAGGTCCGCGAGTACGGGCGGTCGGCGCGGCTCGCGCTGACCGAACTGGCCCCCGGCAACTCCTTCTACATCCGCGGGTACCGGCACGAGATCGACGGGCTCGACATCGGCACCGACACGCGCCCCGCGTGGGAGCCGTGGCGCGTCTGCCCCGGCTGCGGGCACGTCCGGACGGGACGGGACGCCGAAGCCGACGTCACCGCGTGCCCGCGCTGCAAGGACCCCGGCATCGGTGCGGTGCAGAACCTGTTCAAGGTGCTGAAGCCCGTGCGGGTGTTCGCGCAGGACCGGCGGGACGAAGCGAAGATCGGCGACGACTCGGAGGAGCGGAAGCGCCGCCACTACGAGGACGCGGTCGCCGTCGACATCGACACCGCCGACATCGCTCCGGGCTCGTGGCGGCACGGGACGCGCGTGTTCGGCGTCGACTTCACCCGGCACGCCGCCGTCCGCCGGTTCAACCTCGGCGTGCGGCGCACCGACCGGCGGGAGACGGCCCGGTTCGCGGGCGAGGAGGCGCAGCTCGGCGGGTTCCACGTCTGCCCGGCCTGCGGCGGGACGACCGTGGACGGCCCGCCCGGCGAGGACGACGGCGGGCGCGACGCGCTCATCGCGACGTCGTCCGCCGACCGGACCCGGCTGCACCACCGCACCTGGTGCACCTACCGGCGGGCCGCGCGGGACGCCGACCACCACCGGATGATCCTCGCGCACGAGCTGCGCACCGAGGCGCTGCGGATCCTGCTGCCCGTCGCGACGCTGCTGGTCGAGGAGCGGACCGCGTCGTTCCAGGCCGCGCTGATGGCGGGCGTCGCGGCCCGGTACGGCGGCGACCCCGACCACCTGGAGATCGTCACCGCGACGATGCCCGACCAGGCCACCGGGCGGCGGCGCCGCTTCCTCGTCCTGCACGACACGCTGCCCGGCGGCACCGGCTACCTGCACCGGCTCGCCGACCGGGACGAGTTCCGGACGGTGCTGGACACGGCCCTCGCGATCGTCGACGGCTGCCGGTGCCGGGGCGAGCAGGGGAAGCGGGCCTGCCACCGGTGCCTGCTGTCGCACGTCCCCGGCCACCTGTTCGACAAGGTCGACCGGGCCGAGGCCGCCGGGATGCTGCACGACCTGCTGGACGAGTGGGCGACGACGTCCGTCGCCGACACCAGCGCCATCTCGCTGTGGGACCAGGTGGAGAGCGAGCTGGAGTGGCGGTTCCTCGAGGGGATGGAGCGGTGGGCGGCGCGCGACGACACCCCCGCCACGTTCAGCCGGGGCCCGCGCGTCGGCGGCCGCAAGACCGGCGACCTGCGGTTCCGGGTGCCCGACCCGGACGCGGGCGACGGCACCGCGAAAGTCGTCCGGTGGCGGGTCACGCTGCAGAACACGATCCGCGGGACGCGCCCCGACGTGGTGTTCCGGCGGGTCGACGACGACACGCAGCAGGTGTCGGTGTACCTCGACGGGTACGCCTACCACGCGTCCCCCGAGATCAACCGGCTCGCCGACGACGCCGCAAAGCGCTCGCGGCTGCGCGCCCACCGCGGTGTCGTCCTCCAGCTCACCTGGAAGGACCTCGACGAGTGGGAGGCGCGCGGGCACGCCCCGCGCGACGGCGGCGTCGAGGACTACGAGCCGTACAAGGGCAACGCGCAGCAGATAGCGAAGGACATATACCGGACGCTCGGCGGGAACCCGGACGAGCTGGCGGGGCGCATGTGGACGAACCCCGTCGACACCCTCTTCGCCTACCTGGCCGAACCCGACCCGCGCGCGTGGCTGCGGCGGGCCGAGGCCGTCACCGCCGGCGTCCTGCAGTCGAAGCGGCGAACGGAGCATTCGACGTCCGGACGGTCCGGGGTGGGCGCGCGGGTGAACGCCGCGCTGCGCGGGGAGCCGCTGCCCGCGCCGGAGCAAGGGCCGGTCGCGGTCGTCGCGGCCGGGCCGCTGACGGTGATCCTCGACCAGACGGCACCGCAGGCGCCGCAGTGGAGCGGGCTCGCCGTCGTCGACGACCGGGACGCGACCGTCCGCGCCGACGGCGACGCGCACAAGGCCCGCTGGCACGACTGGCTGTACTGGGGGAACCTGCTGCAGTTCCTCGACTACGGGCAGGGTGACGGGGCGCAGCTCGCCCTGTCGGAGATCGACGGCTTCGACGCGGCGCAGCTCGCGGCGGCGGGCGGCGACGGGCTGGTGTCCGCGCTGAGCCTGCTGCCGCTGGACGAGGACCTGCGCGACG
Proteins encoded in this region:
- a CDS encoding DEAD/DEAH box helicase, whose product is MKPTLAAEELRKNLTEYLATTFALSDPSAREALERFLNDETQGIFRGPFLRIRTPFRRKDNSDWEELLEWRPADWAPYAHQVRAFERLSTRLGPPEPTLITTGTGSGKTESFLLPVLDHCRRERAAGRRGVKAILLYPMNALATDQASRVNDYLHRTGLDQVTAGLYIGDTPETGYARVMTDRTEIRRNAPDILITNYKMLDLLLQRGDDVPLWKDADPAYVVVDEFHTYDGAQGTDVAMLLRRLSAVVGKTLGAMCPVATSATLGEGGDGGDGTAIREAAAKVFGTPFPEGSVVGEDRYTVDEFCKDLDYELPVPSPAELIACGDPMRDPGALKRIELEVTGRDDLSPTELGDVLRGHILTRAVLLLLKDGQPQTPDAMLSLLPKMGAYSWGAFIRDNRERAATALARFVALVSVARTADGHGREGPFLLVETHLWVRAVSRLLRMVDDVAAFGWQGEKPVLEPDSTFDTFGKVSLPAIYCRHCGRSGWAAFSPERSASELVTSADRIYRASTGPEKKRVRPLIRATKPEVEARIRGLSVLTGERVRPFDPETDRFGNVADGGVCVLTDLGIRQESDNAARQDRCPACAMDEGIRYLGAGLASLAAVTVTQLMATPQLSDDPRRRKTLLFNDSVQDAAHRAGFVANRSYSFSLRRLIASRLEPGVPMPLNEVIGELAAAAGQSGVLPAVVPPDLHERPEIDAILAETSSGDPKAWDLIGERLAFQTILEFGLRSRQGRTLDLTRTAVAEVALPDPARVAALARDVHTQVSGMIERQDDARYAAFVRGLLERLRYRGAIKHAWLDQWIACGGTKRFGSIWGRRPDGMPAFPNGMGPPTFLLDRRLKKQSEFDRIDAEQGWSQDWAARCLGLDRRQAGEYLRRLLPVLAAEGIVAKRVIDGATGVYGVQPGHITVRALGDAEADHAGVACDRCAWQQTVRPELVDAWRGQPCPRYRCGGSLGDRGVRGHRDDYYRRLYLGFEPFRVVTAEHTGSLTRRQREDVEARFKRPDQRYSDPNVMACTPTLELGIDIGELSAVILASLPPGPANYVQRVGRAGRRSGNAFLVTMVGRRPRDLYFIDEPEAMIAGRIVPPGSYLSAVEILRRQYAAHLVDLCARGQLPGVLPLPRRASALFGENGWLAGFTNAALGGRAVEGFLELFGDDVTEDAADELRTFAAAGLKEAVEDIAERWRRRRADLEERLKAIDEAVDSLLDSDPAQRAVRRSLGAERRGVTKLLGDLGRRSAQGTLVELGLLPNYSLLDSVTTLEATITWEEEGPDERRYHSEVREYGRSARLALTELAPGNSFYIRGYRHEIDGLDIGTDTRPAWEPWRVCPGCGHVRTGRDAEADVTACPRCKDPGIGAVQNLFKVLKPVRVFAQDRRDEAKIGDDSEERKRRHYEDAVAVDIDTADIAPGSWRHGTRVFGVDFTRHAAVRRFNLGVRRTDRRETARFAGEEAQLGGFHVCPACGGTTVDGPPGEDDGGRDALIATSSADRTRLHHRTWCTYRRAARDADHHRMILAHELRTEALRILLPVATLLVEERTASFQAALMAGVAARYGGDPDHLEIVTATMPDQATGRRRRFLVLHDTLPGGTGYLHRLADRDEFRTVLDTALAIVDGCRCRGEQGKRACHRCLLSHVPGHLFDKVDRAEAAGMLHDLLDEWATTSVADTSAISLWDQVESELEWRFLEGMERWAARDDTPATFSRGPRVGGRKTGDLRFRVPDPDAGDGTAKVVRWRVTLQNTIRGTRPDVVFRRVDDDTQQVSVYLDGYAYHASPEINRLADDAAKRSRLRAHRGVVLQLTWKDLDEWEARGHAPRDGGVEDYEPYKGNAQQIAKDIYRTLGGNPDELAGRMWTNPVDTLFAYLAEPDPRAWLRRAEAVTAGVLQSKRRTEHSTSGRSGVGARVNAALRGEPLPAPEQGPVAVVAAGPLTVILDQTAPQAPQWSGLAVVDDRDATVRADGDAHKARWHDWLYWGNLLQFLDYGQGDGAQLALSEIDGFDAAQLAAAGGDGLVSALSLLPLDEDLRDDGAVDGDATPPPGTPPPAAPAVAAVTVPDPAGASAPPEPVAGEPSASWLEILDLLDPDDATLAAFVRDLAAAGVPAPADEHVGYELGDGAWQAELAWPEAKVGIVLSGDGDEARRRDDAYRAAGWDVRPVAGWTREELAERIEGAT